A single region of the Apteryx mantelli isolate bAptMan1 chromosome 39, bAptMan1.hap1, whole genome shotgun sequence genome encodes:
- the TTC5 gene encoding tetratricopeptide repeat protein 5 isoform X1, with product MAAVEPEPPPAPAAAAGEEEKEEEEEEEEDGGDDAEALRTLEELVAELYRFRDGLRRAPGGDGNRGDAGDGNHGDGDPGDPGDPGDGDRGDTAAALEEEMEKTLRRMDEVQVSARSRGRALVLRARALSALPGDPRAEAALGRAVKLAPALPEAWTRLGEARWRHGDLEAARECFAGALRHGPDKEALRCLSMALRQAGRDAGAVRESVEHAKAAVRLDPADGRSWYVLGNAYAALFFAGGQSPEAARWALGAYARAEKVDPEAANNPDLHLNRATLLQYEESYGQALEGFARAAALEPGWAEPRLRHGRLLDYLGRLCALLANRGKVGARRLRGLLGTLPPALLGPLGRPGGPAPVPLATLRPGPNPGKVLLGRVLFSLTPHERVPFTLGLADGAGAPVAVSVYNADAAWGVLVGDAVALAEPNVRHHHVQHQGQTFSFVGIRVATPLGLVVNGRCPRPRAQAPTGLACRPPPPPSPSPSGPPASPPPAGATTTGGDIPPPP from the exons atggcggcggtggagccggagccgccgccggcgccggcggctgcggcgggagaagaggaaaaagaggaggaggaagaagaagaagaagatggcGGCGACGACGCTGAGGCGCTGCGGACCCTCGAG gagctggTGGCGGAGCTGTACCGGTTCCGGgacgggctgcggcgggcgccggggggcgaCGGTAACCGTGGCGACGCCGGTGACGGTAACCATGGCGACGGCGACCCCGGTGACCCTGGTGACCCCGGTGACGGTGACCGCGGTGACACGGCGGCAGccctggaggaggagatggagaagaCGCTGCGGCGCATGGACGAGGTGCAAG TGtcggcgcggagccggggccgggcgctggtGCTGCGCGCCCGAGCGCTCAGCGCCCTCCCCGGGGACCCGCGCGCCGAAGCCGCCCTGGGCCGAGCCGTGAAGctggcgccggcgctgcccgaggCCTGGACCCGCCTGGGCGAAGCGCGGTGGCGCCACGGCGACCTGGAAGCCGCCCGCGAGTGCTTCGCCGGCGCCCTGCGACAC GGCCCGGACAAGGAGGCGCTGCGGTGCCTGTCGATGGCGCTGCGCCAGGCGGGCCGGGACGCCGGAGCCGTGCGCGAGAGCGTGGAACACGCCAAGGCGGCCGTGCGCCTCGACCCCGCCGACGGCCGCTCCTGGT ACGTGCTGGGCAACGCCTACGCCGCCCTCTTCTTCGCCGGCGGCCAGAGCCCCGAGGCGGCGCGATGGGCCCTGGGGGCCTACGCCCGGgcg GAGAAGGTGGATCCAGAGGCAGCCAATAACCCCGACCTGCACCTGAACCGGGCCACG CTGCTGCAGTACGAGGAGAGTTACGGGCAGGCGCTGGAAGGTTTCgcccgagcggcagcgctggaaCCCGGCTGGGCCGAGCCGCGGCTGCGTCACGGTCGCCTCCTCGACTACCTGGGTCGCCTCTGCGCCCTGCTGGCCAACCGG GGCAAAGTGGgggcgcggcggctgcgggggctgCTGGGGACGCTGCCACCCGCCCTCCTGGGTCCCCTGGGGCGTCCGGGGGGACCGGCGCCCGTCCCCTTGGCCACCCTGCGCCCCGGACCCAACCCCGGCAAGGTCCTGCTGGGCCGGGTGCTCTTCAGCCTCACGCCTCACGAGCGGGTGCCCTT caCCCTGGGCCTGGCGGACGGCGCCGGCGCCCCCGTGGCCGTGTCCGTGTACAACGCCGACGCCGCCTGGGGCGTGTTGGTGGGCGACGCCGTGGCCCTGGCCGAACCCAACGTCCGGCACCACCACGTGCAGCACCAGGGGCAG ACCTTCTCCTTCGTGGGCATCCGGGTGGCGACGCCGCTGGGGCTGGTGGTGAACGGCCGCTGCCCCCGACCCCGAGCCCAGGCGCCCACCGGCCTGGCCTGCCGCCCGCCACCGCCACCGTCACCGTCACCGTCGGGGCCACCGgcgtcccctccccccgccggggccACCACCACCGGTGGTGACATCCCACCACCTCCTTGA
- the TTC5 gene encoding tetratricopeptide repeat protein 5 isoform X2 — protein sequence MAATTLRRCGPSRQELVAELYRFRDGLRRAPGGDGNRGDAGDGNHGDGDPGDPGDPGDGDRGDTAAALEEEMEKTLRRMDEVQVSARSRGRALVLRARALSALPGDPRAEAALGRAVKLAPALPEAWTRLGEARWRHGDLEAARECFAGALRHGPDKEALRCLSMALRQAGRDAGAVRESVEHAKAAVRLDPADGRSWYVLGNAYAALFFAGGQSPEAARWALGAYARAEKVDPEAANNPDLHLNRATLLQYEESYGQALEGFARAAALEPGWAEPRLRHGRLLDYLGRLCALLANRGKVGARRLRGLLGTLPPALLGPLGRPGGPAPVPLATLRPGPNPGKVLLGRVLFSLTPHERVPFTLGLADGAGAPVAVSVYNADAAWGVLVGDAVALAEPNVRHHHVQHQGQTFSFVGIRVATPLGLVVNGRCPRPRAQAPTGLACRPPPPPSPSPSGPPASPPPAGATTTGGDIPPPP from the exons atggcGGCGACGACGCTGAGGCGCTGCGGACCCTCGAG gcaggagctggTGGCGGAGCTGTACCGGTTCCGGgacgggctgcggcgggcgccggggggcgaCGGTAACCGTGGCGACGCCGGTGACGGTAACCATGGCGACGGCGACCCCGGTGACCCTGGTGACCCCGGTGACGGTGACCGCGGTGACACGGCGGCAGccctggaggaggagatggagaagaCGCTGCGGCGCATGGACGAGGTGCAAG TGtcggcgcggagccggggccgggcgctggtGCTGCGCGCCCGAGCGCTCAGCGCCCTCCCCGGGGACCCGCGCGCCGAAGCCGCCCTGGGCCGAGCCGTGAAGctggcgccggcgctgcccgaggCCTGGACCCGCCTGGGCGAAGCGCGGTGGCGCCACGGCGACCTGGAAGCCGCCCGCGAGTGCTTCGCCGGCGCCCTGCGACAC GGCCCGGACAAGGAGGCGCTGCGGTGCCTGTCGATGGCGCTGCGCCAGGCGGGCCGGGACGCCGGAGCCGTGCGCGAGAGCGTGGAACACGCCAAGGCGGCCGTGCGCCTCGACCCCGCCGACGGCCGCTCCTGGT ACGTGCTGGGCAACGCCTACGCCGCCCTCTTCTTCGCCGGCGGCCAGAGCCCCGAGGCGGCGCGATGGGCCCTGGGGGCCTACGCCCGGgcg GAGAAGGTGGATCCAGAGGCAGCCAATAACCCCGACCTGCACCTGAACCGGGCCACG CTGCTGCAGTACGAGGAGAGTTACGGGCAGGCGCTGGAAGGTTTCgcccgagcggcagcgctggaaCCCGGCTGGGCCGAGCCGCGGCTGCGTCACGGTCGCCTCCTCGACTACCTGGGTCGCCTCTGCGCCCTGCTGGCCAACCGG GGCAAAGTGGgggcgcggcggctgcgggggctgCTGGGGACGCTGCCACCCGCCCTCCTGGGTCCCCTGGGGCGTCCGGGGGGACCGGCGCCCGTCCCCTTGGCCACCCTGCGCCCCGGACCCAACCCCGGCAAGGTCCTGCTGGGCCGGGTGCTCTTCAGCCTCACGCCTCACGAGCGGGTGCCCTT caCCCTGGGCCTGGCGGACGGCGCCGGCGCCCCCGTGGCCGTGTCCGTGTACAACGCCGACGCCGCCTGGGGCGTGTTGGTGGGCGACGCCGTGGCCCTGGCCGAACCCAACGTCCGGCACCACCACGTGCAGCACCAGGGGCAG ACCTTCTCCTTCGTGGGCATCCGGGTGGCGACGCCGCTGGGGCTGGTGGTGAACGGCCGCTGCCCCCGACCCCGAGCCCAGGCGCCCACCGGCCTGGCCTGCCGCCCGCCACCGCCACCGTCACCGTCACCGTCGGGGCCACCGgcgtcccctccccccgccggggccACCACCACCGGTGGTGACATCCCACCACCTCCTTGA
- the CCNB1IP1 gene encoding E3 ubiquitin-protein ligase CCNB1IP1, whose protein sequence is MSLHLKEPRRGRADEAGTPSAAIFAAAAAMALCEDLLLCNYPKCRAKLAGYAWVTACSHVFCDPHGSGEFSRSPAVCPACGSALAGKLDIVRTELSPSEEYKAMVLAGLRPDVVLDISSRALAFWTYQVHQERLYQEYASSQAEGRLRQAERACARRLQDKEAEVAAVRAEVASLKRLLEEYQGKFTALSERLMERNRQYQKLQGLYDGLRLRNMAAGGRGLPASALPTGAVTTATPPGAFGPLFGASPPAGGGFFPFDSPGAGEAAPPPGCPAPRRR, encoded by the exons ATGTCGCTCCACCTCAAGGaaccgcgccggggccgagccgaCGAGGCGGGAACCCCCTCCGCCGCCATCTTTGCAGCCGCCGCCGCGATGGCGCTGTGCGAAGACCTGCTGCTGTGCAACTACCCCAAGTGCCGGGCCAAGCTGGCGGGTTACGCCTGGGTGACGGCCTGCTCGCACGTCTTCTGCGACCCGCACGGCAGCGGCGAGTTCAGCCGCTCGCCGGCCGTGTGCCCGGCTTGCGGCAGCGCCTTGGCCGGCAAGTTGGACATCGTCCGCACCGAGCTGAGCCCTTCCGAGGAATACAAAGCCATGGTGTTGGCCGGCCTGCGGCCCGACGTGGTGCTGGACATCAGCTCCCGCGCGTTGGCCTTCTGGACCTACCAG GTGCACCAGGAGCGCCTCTACCAGGAATACGCCTCGAGCCAAGCGGaaggccgcctgcggcaggcggAACGGGCCTGCGCCCGCCGCCTCCAGGACAAGGAGGCCGAGGTGGCGGCCGTGCGCGCCGAGGTGGCCTCGCTCAAGCGTCTCCTCGAGGAATACCAGGGCAAGTTCACGGCTCTCTCCGAGCGCCTCATGGAGCGCAACCGCCAGTACCAGAAGCTGCAGGGCCTCTACGACGGCTTGCGCCTCCGCAACATGGCCGCCGGCGGGCGCGGCCTGCCCGCCTCGGCTTTGCCCACGG gtgcGGTCACCACGGCGACGCCGCCGGGCGCCTTCGGGCCCCTCTTCGGGGCCTccccccccgcgggcggcggcttCTTCCCCTTCGACTCCCCGGGGGCGGGCgaggcggccccgccccccggctgccccgccccccgccgccgctag